A genomic window from Vigna radiata var. radiata cultivar VC1973A chromosome 2, Vradiata_ver6, whole genome shotgun sequence includes:
- the LOC106754376 gene encoding non-specific lipid transfer protein GPI-anchored 1 — translation MKRQSRVFAVMFVVVMASCGWMKVAEGDDLSTKCASAIEKVPPCLTFATGKKDIPSDDCCAATLSIKQSNPECLCYIIELTHKGSPQVKELGIQEDKLLQLPSACHMKNASITDCPKLLGLSPSSPDAAIFTNSSKVTPATSNTPSTTPQSQNASHGSVVIPSMPMMISLTVVVAAISPVFVSIYT, via the exons ATGAAGCGGCAGAGCAGAGTGTTCGCGGTGATGTTCGTGGTGGTTATGGCATCGTGTGGGTGGATGAAGGTGGCGGAAGGCGATGATTTATCGACCAAGTGCGCGTCGGCGATTGAGAAGGTTCCTCCGTGTTTGACTTTCGCGACGGGGAAGAAAGATATACCGAGCGACGATTGCTGCGCCGCAACTTTAAGCATAAAGCAGAGCAACCCAGAGTGTTTGTGTTACATCATTGAACTGACTCACAAGGGTAGCCCACAGGTCAAAGAGCTGGGTATTCAAGAGGACAAGTTGCTTCAACTCCCTTCCGCTTGCCACATGAAGAACGCCAGCATCACCGACTGTCCCA AGCTTCTGGGTCTATCACCAAGTTCCCCTGATGCAGCAATCTTCACGAACTCTTCGAAGGTAACGCCTGCAACATCAAACACACCAAGTACGACCCCACAAAGCCAAAACGCTTCGCATGGAAGTGTGGTTATACCTAGTATGCCGATGATGATAAGTTTGACCGTTGTTGTGGCTGCAATTTCACCTGTTTTTGTGAGCATTTATACATGA
- the LOC106777385 gene encoding uncharacterized protein LOC106777385 yields the protein MACRSMLRSWILVEPFQFQNLHLNYNRGVRAVAFRRGKGVTLRCCHSETPPFQDDQGPPQEAVLKAISEVSKAEGRVGQTTNMVIGGTVSDDSTNEWLTLDQKVNSYPTVRGFTAIGTGGEDFVQAMVVAVESVIQQPIPQGRVKQKLSARGKYVSVNIGPVQVDSSEQVQAVYNAMRRDDRMKYFL from the exons ATGGCGTGCAGGAGCATGCTTCGTTCATGGATTCTCGTGGAGCCGTTTCAATTCCAAAATCTTCATTTGAATTATAACAGAGGCGTTAGGGCAGTTGCTTTTCGCCGTGGCAAAGGAGTAACCCTTCGTTGCTGCCACAGCGAGACGCCGCCATTTCAGGACGATCAAGGTCCGCCTCAAGAGGCGGTGTTGAAGGCCATTTCCG AGGTGTCTAAGGCGGAAGGGAGGGTTGGGCAAACTACGAATATGGTTATTGGAGGCACTGTGTCGGATGATTCTACCAATGAATGGCTCACTTTGGACCAGAAG GTGAACTCATACCCAACTGTTCGAGGATTCACTGCAATAGGAACGGGAGGTGAGGATTTTGTGCAAGCCATGGTTGTTGCCGTGGAATCCGTAATACAGCAGCCTATTCCTCAG GGACGTGTGAAGCAGAAGTTATCTGCAAGAGGCAAATATGTATCTGTAAATATTGGGCCTGTACAAGTTGATTCTAGTGAACAG GTCCAAGCTGTATATAATGCCATGAGGAGGGATGACaggatgaaatattttttgtag
- the LOC106755440 gene encoding uncharacterized protein LOC106755440 — MGPVVLSQLATGLSVLAGAVIVKSVMDQKPMAGPFTRCPTCNGTGRVTCLCSRWSDGDIGCSTCSGSGRMACSSCGGSGTGRPLPAKIAIRPPSRPS, encoded by the coding sequence ATGGGTCCGGTGGTGCTCAGCCAACTAGCCACCGGTCTGAGCGTACTGGCCGGAGCGGTCATCGTCAAGTCGGTCATGGACCAGAAGCCCATGGCAGGCCCATTCACTCGCTGCCCCACCTGCAACGGAACCGGTCGAGTAACCTGCCTCTGTTCGCGTTGGTCAGATGGCGACATCGGATGCTCCACGTGTTCCGGGTCGGGTCGCATGGCCTGCAGCAGTTGCGGCGGCTCCGGCACCGGTCGACCCTTGCCGGCCAAAATCGCGATTCGCCCTCCCAGCCGCCCCTCTTAA
- the LOC106755433 gene encoding alpha-ketoglutarate-dependent dioxygenase alkB, with protein MYGSENNRDDSERTAFRRAEKKYKLYYDNNASSKNKKKKQPKPVDLTEVLDFRSVLECYLQNGALPPGVIVLHENFTSPVFSLQNRPGFYFIPGALTIEEQCSLIKESLTDFPQPPNRTNHNAMYGPIQDVFGAAKEGKVLVEDNSPISSSETGADIDNGDCKEWKFATQKEASLRKCKSVSASVLLRKLRWSTLGLQFDWSKRNYDMSLPHNKIPEPLCELAKQLAKPALPAGVEFRPEAAIVNYFGSGDTLGGHLDDMEADWSKPIVSLSLCCKAIFLLGGKSREDTPLAMFLRSGDVVLMAGDARECFHGVPRIFTDEENAEIGHLETRLTHEDDLCFLKYIQTSRININIRQVF; from the exons ATGTACGGATCCGAGAATAACCGCGATGATTCTGAGCGAACCGCTTTCAGAAGAGCAGAGAAGAAATACAAGCTTTACTACGACAACAATGCATCTTCCAAGAACAAAAA gAAAAAACAACCTAAACCAGTGGATTTAACGGAGGTTCTTGACTTCAGATCCGTTCTAGAATGCTATCTTCAAAACGGTGCGCTTCCTCCGGGTGTTATTGTTCTCCACGAAAACTTCACCTCTCCGGTTTTCTCTTTGCAAAATCGCccag gcttttattttattcctggGGCATTAACCATTGAGGAACAGTGTAGTTTGATAAAGGAGAGTTTGACCGATTTTCCGCAGCCCCCTAACAGAACAAATCACAATGCCATGTATGGTCCAATTCAGGATGTTTTTGGTGCTGCTAAGGAAGGGAAAGTTTTGGTCGAAGACAACTCTCCAATTTCTTCATCAGAAACTGGTGCTGATATAGATAATGGAGATTGTAAAGAATGGAAATTTGCTACCCAAAAGGAAGCATCGTTGAGAAAGTGCAAATCCGTTTCTGCTTCTGTGTTGCTTCGGAAGTTACGATGGAGCACCCTGGGCCTGCAGTTTGATTGGTCCAAG CGGAATTACGATATGTCTCTCCCACATAACAAAATCCCTGAACCTCTGTGTGAACTTGCCAAACAATTGGCCAAGCCTGCTTTACCTGCTGGTGTTGAATTCAGACCTGAAGCTGCAATTGTGAATTACTTTGGTTCAG GGGACACTCTGGGTGGTCACCTTGATGACATGGAAGCAGATTGGAGCAAGCCTATAGTTAGTTTAAG TCTGTGTTGCAAGGCTATATTTCTTTTGGGAGGAAAATCCAGAGAGGATACTCCTCTGGCAATGTTCCTTCGAAGTGGCGATGTGGTTCTTATGGCTGGAGATGCAAGGGAATGCTTTCATG GGGTTCCTCGAATCTTCACAGATGAAGAAAATGCTGAAATAGGCCATCTCGAGACACGGTTGACGCATGAAGACGATCTTTGTTTCTTAAAATACATCCAAACTTCTAGAATCAACATCAATATCAGACAAGTTTTTTGA
- the LOC106755659 gene encoding probable methyltransferase At1g27930 codes for MKSRYPLQEKRWLLGLAVVGLIVLGFFLSTAGRSSETAYLCPSTLGIRTRKEFNYDPAPIQTRAILHYATSRVVPQQSVAEIKISLDVIKSLGRPCNFLIFGLGHDSLMWASFNPGGTTVFLEEDPKWVHSILKDAPGLRAHTVRYRTQLRDANTLLSSYRSEATCSPATAYLRGNQACKLALENLPNEVYETEWDMIMIDAPKGYFAEAPGRMSAVFSAAVMARNRKEGGVTHVFLHDVDRKVEKVYAEEFLCKKNLVNGAGRLWHFQIPPSNDTLSSSFC; via the coding sequence ATGAAGAGCCGTTATCCGTTACAGGAGAAACGGTGGTTGCTGGGCTTGGCCGTGGTGGGCCTGATTGTCCTTGGGTTTTTCCTCTCAACCGCAGGCCGATCTTCGGAAACCGCCTATCTGTGTCCGAGCACGCTCGGGATCCGAACCCGAAAAGAATTCAATTACGACCCGGCACCGATCCAGACGCGCGCCATTCTCCACTACGCCACCTCGCGCGTGGTGCCGCAGCAATCGGTGGCAGAGATCAAGATCAGTCTGGACGTGATAAAGTCACTGGGCCGGCCATGCAACTTCCTTATCTTTGGGCTGGGCCACGATTCCCTCATGTGGGCCTCGTTCAACCCGGGGGGCACCACGGTGTTCCTGGAGGAGGATCCTAAGTGGGTCCACTCGATCTTGAAAGACGCACCGGGCCTGCGCGCTCATACGGTCCGTTACCGTACGCAGCTTCGCGACGCCAATACGCTGCTCAGCTCGTACCGCTCCGAAGCCACGTGCTCTCCTGCGACGGCGTACCTTCGTGGCAACCAAGCGTGCAAGCTGGCGCTGGAGAATCTCCCCAACGAGGTTTACGAGACGGAGTGGGACATGATCATGATCGACGCGCCCAAGGGGTACTTCGCGGAGGCGCCGGGGCGGATGTCGGCGGTGTTCTCGGCCGCTGTGATGGCGCGTAACCGGAAGGAAGGCGGTGTGACGCACGTGTTCTTGCATGACGTGGATCGCAAGGTGGAGAAGGTTTACGCGGAAGAGTTTCTGTGTAAGAAGAACTTGGTGAATGGTGCTGGAAGGCTTTGGCATTTTCAGATTCCTCCTTCTAACGACACCCTTTCTTCTAGTTTCTGCTAG